One Candidatus Eremiobacteraceae bacterium genomic region harbors:
- a CDS encoding IS3 family transposase, which translates to MRALQARGLSQRRACRAARCPRSTAQRQSLRQQPPGLVDELHRQAARHRRRGYKFLNLQVRKAGFPVNHKRVYRLYRQHQLQIRRRRRRKLRYARGPAQPPAARPNDLWSLDFVHDQVRWGRRFRVLTILDECSRFSPEIEADTSLPSGRVIAVLEQLATRFGLPKTMKFDNGPEFASLKLARWAAERSIEVHFIDPGKPMQNGHIESFNSRLREECLNEHDFANLAEARATIKAWHRFYNYEREHSAIGNVTPFAYLQAHLGDQLSPEKSQ; encoded by the coding sequence GTGAGGGCCCTGCAAGCCCGAGGCCTCAGCCAACGCCGAGCATGCCGCGCCGCGCGCTGTCCGCGATCGACAGCGCAGCGACAAAGCTTGCGCCAGCAACCACCAGGGTTGGTCGACGAACTCCACCGCCAAGCGGCGCGGCATCGGCGCCGCGGCTATAAGTTCTTGAACCTGCAAGTCCGCAAGGCCGGCTTTCCTGTCAACCACAAGCGCGTGTATCGCCTGTATCGACAGCACCAACTGCAGATTCGACGCCGACGGCGGCGCAAGCTTCGCTACGCGCGCGGACCGGCGCAACCGCCGGCGGCTCGGCCCAACGACTTGTGGTCACTTGATTTCGTCCACGACCAGGTCCGCTGGGGTCGCCGCTTTCGGGTGCTGACGATCCTCGACGAGTGCTCGCGCTTCTCGCCAGAGATCGAAGCCGACACATCCTTGCCGAGCGGACGCGTGATCGCCGTCCTCGAGCAGCTTGCCACGCGGTTCGGGTTACCTAAAACGATGAAGTTCGACAACGGGCCCGAGTTCGCAAGCCTCAAGCTGGCGCGCTGGGCGGCCGAGCGCAGCATCGAAGTGCATTTCATCGATCCGGGCAAGCCGATGCAGAACGGCCACATCGAGAGCTTCAACTCGCGCTTGCGCGAGGAATGCCTGAACGAACACGACTTCGCGAATCTCGCCGAAGCCCGTGCGACGATCAAAGCATGGCATCGGTTCTACAACTACGAACGAGAGCACAGCGCGATCGGCAACGTCACCCCGTTCGCGTATCTTCAAGCCCACTTAGGAGACCAACTGAGCCCAGAGAAGTCACAGTAG